A part of Paenibacillus sp. sptzw28 genomic DNA contains:
- a CDS encoding Ger(x)C family spore germination protein — translation MKRGYKTIVSVLCISLLSGCWNRRELNELAVSVAIGVDKAGDQILISNQVLNTGAIAGQKAGAATAPVTVFQEKGDAFQETARKMTLKSTRKIYVGQMQMLIFGEEFARDGLGKVLDHISRDHEYRKDISVVIARGVKAEEIIKVLTPLEKIPATKMKVTLESSARAWGSTAQVTFEQLLSDVISRGKEPVVTAITLTGNPEKGNENSNVQKIEPSAQLVYNGLGVFKKDKLLGWLNEENSIGYNFTQGNIKSTSIRIPCLKKKKEYVTVELLHTINKTKVSMENGIPVIKLQIKSDGAVTEAQCAADLTKPQVISELENLTNRRIKSMISSSVQTVQSRYKSDIFGFGDDIARKYPKYWGEVKKNWDEPFSKLQVNIDVNINIRRIFKTTRSVEERMGD, via the coding sequence ATGAAAAGAGGGTACAAGACGATCGTTTCCGTCCTGTGTATATCGCTTCTGTCGGGATGCTGGAACCGCCGTGAATTGAATGAGCTGGCCGTTTCCGTCGCCATTGGCGTTGATAAAGCAGGAGATCAGATTTTGATCTCCAATCAGGTTCTCAATACCGGAGCTATTGCAGGGCAAAAGGCGGGCGCTGCCACTGCCCCGGTCACAGTGTTTCAGGAGAAGGGAGACGCTTTTCAGGAGACAGCCAGAAAAATGACATTGAAAAGTACTAGAAAAATATATGTCGGACAAATGCAGATGCTTATTTTCGGAGAGGAATTCGCAAGAGATGGCCTGGGGAAAGTGCTGGATCATATCTCAAGAGACCATGAATACAGGAAGGATATTTCTGTAGTGATCGCCCGCGGAGTAAAGGCGGAAGAAATTATCAAGGTGCTCACTCCTTTGGAGAAAATACCGGCGACCAAGATGAAAGTTACCCTCGAAAGCTCGGCGAGAGCATGGGGTTCGACCGCTCAGGTTACATTCGAACAACTGCTTTCCGATGTTATAAGCAGAGGGAAAGAGCCCGTTGTAACTGCTATCACACTCACTGGTAATCCTGAAAAGGGTAATGAGAATTCGAATGTACAGAAAATTGAGCCTTCCGCCCAACTCGTATACAACGGATTGGGTGTTTTCAAAAAAGACAAGCTGCTCGGCTGGTTAAACGAGGAGAATAGCATAGGTTACAACTTCACTCAGGGAAATATAAAAAGTACAAGCATTCGTATACCTTGTCTGAAGAAGAAAAAAGAATACGTGACAGTCGAGCTGCTTCATACCATTAATAAAACGAAAGTGTCTATGGAGAATGGCATTCCGGTAATCAAACTCCAGATCAAGTCAGATGGAGCTGTGACTGAAGCCCAATGCGCAGCCGACCTGACCAAACCGCAGGTCATCTCTGAGCTGGAGAACCTGACCAACCGTCGAATCAAATCCATGATCTCCTCTTCGGTCCAAACGGTGCAAAGCCGGTATAAGTCGGATATTTTCGGGTTCGGAGACGATATTGCGCGAAAGTACCCTAAATATTGGGGGGAAGTAAAAAAAAATTGGGATGAACCTTTCTCAAAGCTGCAGGTAAACATTGATGTAAATATAAATATCCGCCGAATCTTTAAAACCACGAGATCGGTAGAAGAGAGAATGGGGGACTAA
- a CDS encoding OmpL47-type beta-barrel domain-containing protein, with product MGIWAKWKKKLFKSTFALTAALMLQVMAAGSWQTVVAEGPADPAPFIEAKVVNQNAGKKVLFDNTHEQTAGAADWVIDGGFSDFANALADNGYYVKELRKTTPITLSDLSGYDVFVVAEANVPYKTSEQAAMVQYVQGGGSIFFIGDHYNADRNKNRWDGSEVFNGYRRGAWTNPAQGMSAEESASSAMVDVANSDWLATQFGVRFRYNALGDITANQIVAPDQAFGITNGVSGVAMHAGSTLAIMDPTKAKGIVYLPQTNEAWPNAVDQGVYNGGGAAEGPYVAVSKAGAGKAAFIGDSSPVEDATPKYLREDTGAKKTTYDGFKEVDDGKLLVNMVNWLATKESYTSLSQVSGLQLDEPTALLPFEDPAASTEPQPEPWAPPNAGYKWYDRSTFKPGSYGGPAATASAVYSFVHQAVLPNAQDFQIRVVIDNLPANTTVSGFQTGIYLVSGGAQIAKVQNADGSWPAADGYSTAFSLTSDSKGHAFKDLNVRIKPGTTAPANLRLRQNGTNLKTESVTLGNVPAEPLPEEQNPIPAKITIAEARSKAAGTLVTLEGVVTTEPGAFGSQAFYLQDATGGIYVFQSLSGFHQGDIVKITAPTAVFNTELELTDPVEIAKTGTSALPAAAPANAVTNDNQGQLVELSGVTISSIVSASPAGSFEFDAVNGSVSNHIRVDARTGLTQSTFPYHAGQTVNIQGIASIFKGVFQLKPRGLSDFTLPADTTPPVTTAVVTPSEPDGLSGWYVNPVSLNLSATDNQSGAAGTEYSLDGGSSWTPYNAQVTLDLEGQFQILYRSIDRAGNVEDTKSQSIQTDLTPPHVQFQGEDSYTIDQDIIISCTASDSVSGIAGSPCATPLLQAKAYNLAPGIHTVTATAEDAAGHRQAAEFSFTVSATFNSLGSLTDMFLGETGASGANGIADALKKKLENASANALKGEGAAARDLLEAYMNQVTAQSGKALTDEQAAVLKRWAKWLHDTTPLAT from the coding sequence ATGGGGATTTGGGCAAAATGGAAAAAGAAATTGTTTAAATCTACATTCGCTTTAACCGCTGCACTAATGCTGCAAGTAATGGCTGCAGGCAGCTGGCAAACGGTCGTGGCGGAGGGGCCGGCTGACCCGGCGCCGTTCATAGAAGCCAAAGTCGTGAATCAGAATGCCGGCAAAAAAGTGCTTTTCGATAATACGCATGAACAAACGGCCGGTGCTGCGGATTGGGTCATTGACGGAGGGTTCTCCGATTTTGCCAATGCGCTTGCGGATAACGGCTATTACGTGAAAGAGCTTCGCAAAACAACGCCTATCACATTGAGTGATCTAAGCGGTTACGATGTCTTCGTCGTTGCGGAAGCGAACGTTCCTTATAAAACAAGCGAGCAGGCGGCCATGGTGCAATATGTACAAGGCGGCGGAAGTATTTTCTTCATCGGTGACCATTATAATGCCGATCGCAATAAAAATCGTTGGGACGGCTCCGAAGTATTCAACGGCTATCGCCGCGGCGCCTGGACGAATCCGGCACAAGGCATGAGCGCCGAAGAGAGCGCTTCCTCTGCAATGGTGGATGTCGCTAACTCCGACTGGCTGGCCACGCAATTCGGTGTTCGTTTCCGATATAACGCGCTCGGCGACATTACGGCGAATCAAATTGTGGCCCCGGATCAAGCCTTCGGCATTACGAACGGCGTGTCCGGCGTTGCCATGCATGCGGGCTCTACACTGGCGATCATGGATCCGACGAAGGCCAAAGGGATCGTCTACCTGCCGCAAACGAATGAGGCTTGGCCGAATGCGGTTGACCAGGGTGTATATAATGGCGGCGGCGCAGCTGAAGGTCCATATGTTGCAGTTTCCAAAGCTGGAGCGGGGAAAGCCGCATTTATCGGCGATTCCTCGCCGGTTGAGGATGCGACTCCGAAATATTTACGTGAAGATACGGGTGCGAAGAAGACGACATATGATGGCTTCAAAGAAGTTGACGACGGCAAGCTGCTTGTAAATATGGTTAATTGGTTGGCCACCAAAGAGAGCTACACCAGCCTTTCTCAAGTGAGCGGCTTGCAGCTTGATGAGCCGACAGCTTTGCTTCCGTTCGAAGATCCGGCGGCTTCCACGGAACCGCAGCCCGAACCATGGGCGCCGCCGAATGCCGGCTACAAATGGTACGACCGCAGCACGTTCAAACCGGGTTCCTATGGCGGTCCGGCCGCAACGGCCAGTGCCGTTTACAGTTTCGTGCATCAAGCCGTTTTGCCAAACGCACAGGATTTTCAAATTCGTGTAGTCATTGATAATCTTCCTGCCAATACGACAGTTTCGGGCTTTCAAACAGGCATCTATTTGGTAAGCGGCGGCGCGCAAATTGCCAAGGTTCAGAATGCCGACGGCTCATGGCCGGCTGCTGACGGCTACAGTACGGCATTCAGCTTGACCTCCGATAGCAAGGGTCATGCCTTCAAGGATTTGAATGTCCGCATCAAACCAGGGACGACAGCGCCAGCGAACCTTCGTCTGCGCCAAAACGGCACGAACCTGAAAACCGAATCGGTAACTCTCGGGAACGTTCCGGCCGAGCCGCTGCCGGAGGAGCAGAACCCGATACCTGCTAAAATCACCATCGCAGAAGCTCGCAGCAAAGCAGCAGGCACACTGGTCACGTTAGAGGGTGTTGTAACGACGGAACCAGGCGCTTTTGGAAGTCAAGCCTTCTACTTGCAGGATGCGACGGGCGGTATTTACGTCTTTCAAAGCTTAAGCGGATTCCATCAAGGTGATATTGTGAAAATCACGGCCCCTACAGCGGTATTTAACACGGAGCTCGAATTGACGGATCCGGTTGAAATTGCGAAAACAGGAACTTCTGCGCTTCCGGCGGCAGCTCCTGCGAATGCCGTTACCAATGATAATCAAGGTCAGCTGGTAGAGCTAAGCGGCGTAACGATTAGCAGTATCGTCAGTGCTTCACCTGCAGGCTCTTTCGAATTCGATGCGGTGAATGGCTCTGTAAGCAATCATATTCGCGTGGATGCACGCACCGGTTTAACGCAAAGTACATTCCCGTATCATGCGGGTCAAACGGTAAACATCCAAGGGATTGCCTCTATTTTCAAAGGCGTATTTCAGCTGAAACCAAGAGGTCTGAGCGATTTTACGTTACCGGCAGATACAACACCGCCTGTGACGACAGCTGTTGTAACACCATCCGAACCGGATGGACTCAGCGGATGGTACGTGAATCCGGTTTCGTTAAACCTAAGCGCCACCGACAATCAATCGGGCGCAGCTGGTACGGAGTATAGTTTAGACGGCGGAAGCAGCTGGACGCCATACAACGCTCAGGTTACTCTGGATCTTGAAGGGCAGTTCCAGATTCTGTACCGTTCCATTGACCGGGCGGGCAATGTAGAAGATACGAAATCGCAATCGATCCAAACGGATCTGACACCGCCGCATGTACAGTTTCAAGGGGAAGATTCTTACACAATTGATCAGGACATCATCATTTCCTGTACAGCAAGCGATAGTGTTTCAGGTATAGCCGGCTCGCCGTGTGCCACACCTCTTTTACAGGCCAAAGCGTATAACTTGGCGCCTGGAATTCATACTGTGACGGCGACAGCCGAAGATGCTGCGGGACATCGCCAGGCGGCTGAGTTCTCGTTTACCGTATCTGCAACATTTAACAGTCTGGGATCGCTGACAGATATGTTCCTGGGTGAGACGGGGGCAAGCGGTGCGAATGGCATTGCCGATGCACTTAAGAAGAAATTGGAAAATGCCAGTGCGAACGCTCTTAAAGGGGAAGGCGCTGCGGCTCGCGACCTCCTGGAAGCTTATATGAATCAAGTGACAGCACAAAGCGGTAAAGCATTGACGGACGAGCAGGCCGCCGTGCTGAAGCGCTGGGCCAAGTGGCTTCACGATACGACTCCGCTGGCAACCTGA
- a CDS encoding response regulator transcription factor produces MLKPSKEIKILLADDEPNILQFLELGLASEGFLVQTASDGMSAYNSAQDFRPHVAILDVMMPGMDGYQVCRMLKETGDNIAVIMLTAKDEVDDKVKGLLLGADDYVVKPFSFEELLARIQARLRNQFPDLLGRVVYGPFGIDDRRNEIVYQEKVLELSPTEHGLLKFMVINHGTVLSKALILDKVWGYNFGGEENIVEVYIRSLREKLNDKEHRLIRTLRGAGYRVDLP; encoded by the coding sequence ATGTTAAAGCCATCTAAAGAAATTAAGATACTGCTTGCGGATGATGAGCCGAATATTCTGCAGTTTCTGGAGCTTGGTTTAGCAAGCGAAGGCTTTCTGGTACAGACCGCGTCCGACGGCATGAGCGCTTATAATTCAGCTCAGGATTTCCGTCCTCATGTAGCCATACTGGACGTCATGATGCCTGGCATGGATGGGTATCAGGTCTGCCGGATGTTGAAAGAGACGGGAGACAACATTGCGGTAATCATGCTGACCGCCAAGGATGAAGTCGACGACAAAGTGAAAGGCCTGCTGCTTGGAGCGGACGATTACGTCGTCAAGCCTTTCAGCTTCGAAGAACTGCTTGCCCGGATTCAGGCCCGGCTGCGCAACCAATTTCCCGATCTGCTCGGCAGAGTCGTATACGGCCCCTTCGGCATCGATGACCGCAGGAACGAAATCGTTTATCAAGAAAAGGTTTTGGAGCTGTCTCCGACGGAGCACGGGCTGCTCAAATTCATGGTGATTAACCACGGCACTGTGCTGAGCAAGGCATTGATTCTTGATAAAGTGTGGGGGTATAACTTCGGGGGCGAAGAAAATATCGTGGAGGTGTACATTCGTTCGTTAAGGGAGAAATTGAACGATAAAGAGCATCGTCTGATCCGAACCTTAAGAGGCGCCGGTTACAGAGTGGACCTGCCATGA
- a CDS encoding spore germination protein has protein sequence MIKYLFNRIRQNSQTETQDSRQQETLAKLCLKNNLRENIEEIKKVVGNSPDIVIREWRSGGHESVEAAIVYASGLADSKFVNEFIMEPLMSLSRNSSTLTASSSEGNLIDTIRQSLPVGGIGDTDDLDKLLSAVLSGDTIILCQGCARGLLIASKGGEDRGVQESSTQQVIRGPKEGFTENMATNISLVRRKIKDHNLWFEHFEVGRVTKTGVSVMYINGIVKDETVQEVRARIKGIDIDGILESGYIEEFIQDKSLTLFPTIYNTERPDVIAAGLLEGRIAIFVDGTPFVLLVPALFVQFFQAAEDYYQRYDISSFLRLLRYLALAIALLGPSLYIAVTTFHHEMLPPQLLISLSAQREGVPFPAFIEALLMEVTFELLREAGVRLPKAVGQAISIVGALVIGQAAVQAGIVSAAMVIVVSITAIASFVIPAYNMSIAIRILRFGMMGLAASFGLYGIIAGMIGIVQHLCHLRSFGVPYMSSFAPATTMDNKDTALRVSWRSMNTRPSFLSRNRNREKSRPAREPEPES, from the coding sequence ATGATTAAATATTTATTCAACAGAATAAGGCAAAATTCACAAACAGAGACTCAGGATTCACGGCAGCAGGAGACCCTTGCCAAGCTCTGCCTGAAGAACAACCTCCGAGAGAATATTGAAGAAATCAAGAAGGTAGTCGGGAACAGCCCGGATATTGTCATAAGAGAATGGCGATCCGGCGGACATGAGTCCGTCGAAGCCGCAATTGTGTATGCTTCAGGTCTCGCAGATTCCAAATTCGTCAATGAGTTTATTATGGAACCGCTGATGTCGCTTAGCCGGAACAGCAGCACCCTCACGGCAAGTTCGTCTGAAGGAAACTTGATTGATACTATCAGGCAATCGCTTCCTGTCGGCGGGATTGGCGATACCGATGATCTCGACAAGCTGCTGTCGGCTGTTTTGTCCGGAGATACCATCATATTATGCCAAGGGTGTGCTCGAGGACTGCTCATTGCTTCGAAAGGGGGGGAGGATCGAGGAGTTCAAGAGTCCTCTACGCAGCAGGTTATCAGAGGACCGAAAGAAGGCTTCACCGAAAATATGGCGACCAATATTTCGTTGGTGCGCCGAAAAATTAAGGACCATAATCTCTGGTTTGAACACTTCGAGGTTGGCCGGGTTACCAAAACAGGCGTATCGGTCATGTATATCAACGGTATCGTTAAGGACGAAACGGTTCAAGAGGTCCGTGCGCGAATTAAAGGCATTGATATAGATGGAATTTTGGAAAGCGGGTATATTGAGGAATTTATTCAGGATAAGTCTCTTACCCTGTTCCCCACTATTTATAACACTGAAAGGCCGGACGTGATTGCAGCAGGTCTGCTTGAAGGGCGAATCGCGATTTTCGTGGATGGAACGCCGTTTGTTCTCCTGGTTCCGGCTTTATTCGTACAGTTCTTCCAGGCAGCTGAAGATTATTATCAGCGATACGATATTTCCAGCTTCCTGCGTCTCCTCCGGTACTTGGCTTTGGCGATCGCATTGCTGGGTCCCTCTTTATACATTGCAGTTACCACTTTTCACCATGAAATGCTGCCTCCTCAACTGCTGATAAGTTTATCCGCTCAGAGGGAAGGTGTCCCGTTTCCCGCTTTCATTGAAGCTTTATTGATGGAAGTGACATTCGAGCTTTTGCGGGAGGCTGGAGTGCGTCTACCCAAAGCGGTTGGCCAGGCGATCTCAATCGTGGGAGCGCTCGTTATCGGTCAAGCAGCCGTTCAGGCGGGAATCGTATCGGCAGCCATGGTCATTGTCGTCTCAATCACGGCTATTGCCAGCTTTGTTATTCCCGCTTATAACATGAGCATCGCTATCCGGATACTGCGGTTCGGGATGATGGGGCTGGCCGCTTCCTTCGGCTTGTACGGCATTATCGCGGGAATGATCGGGATCGTCCAGCACCTCTGTCATCTGCGTTCATTCGGGGTGCCGTATATGTCCTCATTCGCACCTGCTACTACGATGGACAATAAGGATACGGCGCTGCGCGTTTCATGGCGCAGCATGAATACTCGCCCTTCGTTCTTAAGCCGGAATAGAAATAGGGAGAAGAGCAGGCCGGCCCGGGAACCGGAACCCGAAAGCTGA
- a CDS encoding endospore germination permease — protein sequence MSDNDKIEASHFMKLVCLFIIGTSSIVIPTIMASQAKQDAWISSIVGMAAGVLLVLLYSALGRLYPGKDLVEISKEAFGKWLGSLVSLLWFLYAFILSSLALRSLGEFLKSTMIPETPVEAIFIVYLCIVVIGVRYGISNIARTVDVFFPWVIGLVILFAVMLVPDIEISRLEPVYGEGIQSILKGAYPHIAFPYLELILLLIVYPKVKHSKAAGRAFLRGTLLGGSVITLVTGLSILVLGAESTASDIFSSFELAKEIEIGGFIQRVEVIIAAIWFITIFFKLVLVFYITVLSLSQTLNLSEYRTISLPLGLLFYASGVLIAPNISNLMTFHINIRPAYSAIIGFVLPATVLGVGIIRKRFRTARS from the coding sequence GTGTCTGACAATGATAAGATTGAAGCGAGTCACTTTATGAAACTGGTGTGCCTCTTCATCATCGGCACTTCAAGCATTGTGATTCCGACCATTATGGCATCGCAGGCCAAACAGGATGCATGGATCTCCTCCATTGTCGGGATGGCTGCCGGAGTCCTGCTGGTATTGCTGTATAGCGCACTGGGACGTCTATACCCGGGCAAAGACCTGGTGGAGATCAGTAAGGAAGCCTTCGGGAAATGGCTAGGTTCGCTCGTTTCCTTGCTGTGGTTTTTGTATGCCTTCATTCTGAGTTCTCTGGCTCTACGCAGCCTCGGTGAATTTCTGAAATCGACGATGATACCGGAAACACCGGTCGAAGCGATATTTATCGTCTATTTGTGTATTGTAGTAATTGGGGTTCGTTATGGAATTTCCAACATCGCACGCACCGTGGATGTTTTCTTCCCATGGGTTATAGGGCTGGTTATCTTATTTGCTGTCATGCTGGTCCCGGATATTGAAATCAGTCGACTTGAGCCGGTGTATGGGGAAGGGATACAATCCATCCTTAAAGGCGCATATCCGCATATTGCGTTCCCGTATTTGGAACTTATTTTGCTGCTTATAGTTTATCCGAAAGTAAAGCATTCCAAAGCTGCCGGGCGAGCTTTCCTTCGGGGAACTTTACTCGGAGGATCGGTTATCACGCTGGTTACCGGGCTTAGTATTCTGGTTTTGGGTGCCGAAAGTACAGCGAGCGATATATTTTCCAGCTTTGAATTAGCCAAAGAAATCGAAATAGGGGGTTTTATCCAAAGGGTGGAAGTCATCATAGCTGCGATATGGTTTATTACCATTTTTTTTAAACTGGTCCTTGTCTTCTACATAACGGTTCTATCTCTCTCGCAGACGTTGAATCTATCCGAATATCGAACAATTTCGCTGCCCCTGGGATTGCTCTTTTATGCTTCAGGGGTCTTGATAGCTCCCAATATCAGCAACCTGATGACGTTTCATATTAACATTAGGCCGGCTTATTCCGCGATAATCGGATTTGTTCTCCCTGCAACGGTTCTCGGGGTCGGAATCATCAGGAAGAGGTTTCGGACCGCCCGTAGCTAA
- a CDS encoding cell wall metabolism sensor histidine kinase WalK has product MMRKWKKSVKRWFMPRSLRYQLLTRSLFILAALFILIGLMQSWLMRDFLYRNQANSLESQLMSMPKQLFGDPHPERHSFKSRPGPKDDGAPGEPEKPTLFLSDTSLAIIGFDGSFTDISGGQSGTPSPRLTEPEYTEIKNELLKHVHVNYKLVQDPTGMEQLVVYSLVGPPNNPEGLSQMGAATSPLKQVMMQQLVIFACLSVLALGGGMALYMPVLRRTLIPLSRIVRAVEQTDSGNLTERLPDHQGQEEIDRLSVSFNGMLERLDTSFEAERMANERMRRFIADASHELRTPLTSIHGFLEVLLRGAATNSEQLYGALNSMHSESRRINKLVEDLLLLSKLDQAPQLRLTEGGLDHLIREMEPQLQVLAGNRSVRFHLAENVRGKFDLDKIKQVLLNLFHNAVQHTDPERGVITVSLEIAKGKAELTVRDNGPGIGKEHLPKVFERFYRSDSSRTRKYGGAGLGLSISKSIIEAHDGSIDVESTPGEGTAFRCTLPILSYGRSETSS; this is encoded by the coding sequence ATGATGCGGAAATGGAAAAAGTCTGTAAAACGCTGGTTTATGCCCCGCTCCCTCCGCTACCAGCTTCTCACACGTTCCCTTTTTATTCTGGCCGCCCTTTTTATTCTTATCGGGCTTATGCAGAGCTGGTTGATGAGAGATTTTCTTTACCGGAATCAGGCGAATTCACTTGAATCACAGTTGATGTCGATGCCGAAGCAATTGTTCGGCGACCCGCATCCTGAACGACACAGCTTCAAATCTCGCCCGGGGCCTAAAGATGACGGCGCACCTGGAGAACCGGAAAAACCGACTCTGTTCTTGTCCGATACATCATTAGCAATTATCGGGTTCGACGGCAGCTTTACTGATATATCGGGAGGACAATCGGGAACCCCGTCGCCCCGGTTGACAGAACCGGAATATACGGAGATCAAGAATGAGCTCCTGAAACATGTTCATGTGAATTACAAGCTGGTTCAAGACCCGACGGGAATGGAGCAGCTGGTCGTGTACAGCCTGGTTGGTCCGCCGAATAATCCGGAAGGTCTATCCCAGATGGGCGCTGCGACAAGTCCTCTTAAACAGGTTATGATGCAGCAGCTTGTTATTTTTGCTTGTTTATCCGTGCTGGCGCTTGGCGGCGGGATGGCGCTGTATATGCCGGTTCTGAGGCGAACGCTGATACCTCTCTCCCGCATCGTAAGAGCCGTCGAACAGACAGACTCCGGCAATTTAACCGAGCGTCTGCCCGACCATCAGGGGCAGGAGGAAATCGACCGCCTGTCCGTCAGCTTTAACGGTATGCTTGAACGGCTTGATACCTCTTTCGAAGCCGAGAGAATGGCGAATGAGCGAATGAGGCGATTCATCGCTGATGCTTCCCATGAACTAAGGACTCCGCTTACTTCGATTCACGGTTTCCTTGAGGTATTGCTCCGCGGTGCCGCCACCAACTCGGAGCAGCTTTACGGCGCATTGAACAGCATGCACAGCGAATCCAGGCGCATTAACAAGCTGGTGGAGGATCTGCTGCTTCTCTCGAAGCTCGATCAGGCGCCTCAGCTTAGACTGACCGAAGGCGGATTGGATCATTTGATTCGCGAGATGGAGCCTCAGCTGCAGGTATTGGCGGGGAACCGGTCGGTCCGCTTTCATTTAGCCGAGAACGTAAGGGGAAAGTTTGACCTTGATAAGATCAAGCAGGTGCTGCTCAACCTGTTCCATAATGCCGTTCAGCATACGGATCCGGAAAGGGGAGTTATAACCGTTTCCCTGGAAATTGCAAAGGGGAAAGCCGAGCTGACAGTTCGGGATAACGGACCGGGTATCGGTAAAGAACATCTGCCGAAGGTGTTTGAACGCTTTTATCGCAGCGACTCTTCAAGAACGCGCAAATACGGAGGCGCGGGCCTTGGTCTGTCCATTTCCAAATCAATAATTGAAGCCCATGACGGGTCGATTGATGTAGAGAGCACGCCCGGGGAAGGCACTGCTTTTCGATGTACGCTCCCTATCCTTAGCTACGGGCGGTCCGAAACCTCTTCCTGA